In a single window of the Subtercola sp. PAMC28395 genome:
- a CDS encoding DUF1641 domain-containing protein produces the protein MSVHTATAPAEAGISAHDALLARLDDPATAAELSDLLDNISTLSGLLTATGSFLARGEEVLDNVASSYQEIAGSLSADASLAGALKTGMKLAGQAAPLAGTLADTAVLEKLADPALLELLATLVGAISTTQAAVRADPVAHEYGLTRAARATRDPDVKRGIGFVLGILKELGKSLDAPATAVRTSPADVKPRVRTK, from the coding sequence ATGAGCGTGCATACGGCAACCGCGCCTGCGGAAGCGGGCATCAGTGCGCACGACGCACTTCTGGCCCGCCTCGACGACCCGGCGACGGCCGCGGAGCTCAGCGATCTGCTCGACAACATCTCCACCCTGAGTGGGCTGCTCACTGCCACGGGCTCGTTTCTGGCCCGCGGCGAAGAAGTGCTCGACAACGTGGCCAGCAGCTACCAGGAGATCGCCGGCAGCCTGTCTGCCGATGCCTCGCTGGCGGGTGCGCTGAAGACGGGCATGAAGCTCGCCGGCCAGGCCGCACCGCTTGCGGGCACCTTGGCCGATACGGCAGTACTCGAAAAGCTCGCAGACCCCGCACTGCTCGAACTGCTTGCGACACTCGTCGGTGCGATCAGCACGACCCAGGCCGCCGTCAGGGCCGACCCTGTCGCCCACGAATACGGGCTCACCAGGGCCGCGCGTGCCACCCGTGACCCCGATGTGAAGCGTGGCATCGGGTTCGTGCTCGGCATTCTGAAAGAGCTCGGCAAGTCACTCGATGCGCCGGCCACCGCTGTTCGAACCAGCCCAGCAGATGTTAAACCAAGAGTGAGGACCAAGTAA
- a CDS encoding hydrogenase gives MTSVLWLQGGACSGNTMSFLNADEPNVVDLIVDFGLEVLWHPSLGVEMGQNAQKIFTDCVSGAQPLDIFVFEGSIIEGPNGTGRFDMFADRPMKDWAREFAESASIVVAIGDCACFGGIPAMEPNPSSSTGLQFHKRSKGGFLGADWKSKSGLPVINIPGCPAHPDWITQIIVALATGRAGDIALDELHRPQTFFTTFVHNGCTRNTFFEFKQSTMLFGEGTRTGCLFYEFGCRGPMTHAPCNRILWNRQSSKTRAGMPCLGCTEPEFPHADLAPGTVFKTQKIAGAIPKEVPTGQDHVTYMAMAAAAKIGAPQWSKEDMFVV, from the coding sequence ATGACCAGTGTCTTGTGGCTCCAGGGCGGCGCGTGTTCCGGCAACACGATGTCGTTCCTGAATGCCGATGAACCGAACGTGGTCGACCTGATCGTGGACTTCGGGCTCGAAGTGCTCTGGCACCCCTCCCTCGGGGTCGAGATGGGCCAGAACGCCCAGAAGATCTTCACGGACTGCGTCAGCGGTGCCCAGCCGCTCGACATCTTCGTCTTCGAGGGCAGCATCATCGAGGGCCCGAACGGCACCGGCCGCTTCGACATGTTCGCCGATCGCCCGATGAAGGACTGGGCGCGCGAGTTCGCGGAGTCGGCCTCGATCGTGGTCGCCATCGGCGACTGCGCCTGCTTCGGCGGAATCCCGGCGATGGAGCCGAACCCCAGTTCCTCGACGGGCCTGCAGTTCCACAAGCGCAGCAAGGGCGGCTTTCTCGGCGCTGACTGGAAGTCGAAGAGCGGCCTTCCCGTCATCAACATTCCCGGATGCCCGGCCCACCCCGACTGGATCACCCAGATCATCGTGGCACTCGCCACAGGTCGCGCCGGCGATATCGCCCTCGACGAACTGCACCGCCCGCAGACCTTCTTCACGACGTTCGTGCACAACGGCTGCACGCGCAACACCTTCTTCGAGTTCAAGCAGTCGACCATGCTCTTCGGTGAGGGCACCCGCACCGGCTGCTTGTTCTACGAGTTCGGGTGCCGTGGCCCGATGACCCACGCCCCCTGCAACCGCATCCTGTGGAATCGCCAGTCGTCGAAGACGCGGGCGGGCATGCCGTGCCTCGGGTGCACGGAGCCTGAGTTCCCCCACGCCGATCTGGCACCGGGAACCGTGTTCAAGACGCAGAAGATCGCCGGTGCGATTCCCAAAGAGGTGCCCACCGGCCAGGACCACGTCACCTACATGGCCATGGCCGCCGCGGCGAAGATCGGCGCGCCGCAGTGGTCGAAGGAAGACATGTTCGTCGTCTGA
- a CDS encoding nickel-dependent hydrogenase large subunit translates to MTSTIDLNVSPLGRVEGDLDVRVIIEDGVVTDAWTKAMMFRGFETILRGKDMQAGLIMTPRICGICGGSHLYKACYALDTAFKTYVPHNATLIRNIAQAVETLQSIPRYFYALFAIDLTHEKYKNSPLYDEACRRFSAYVGTSYQSGVVLSQKPVEVYAIFGGQWPHSSFMVPGGIMGAPTLSDVTRSTAILANWKDNWLENQWLGCSIDRWLANETWDDILAWVDENEAQKNSDCGFFIRYCLDIGLDKYGQGWGNYIAAGTYFDPEAYENPTIDGRNAALINRSGVYANGKHHEFDQARISEDVAHSFYTGGDVVHPFDGTQNAIDPLEGAKHDKYSFAKAPRYDVEGVGRLPLEAGPLARRIVSGKPTTEAHQDYDPLFTNVMGTLGPSVMVRQLARMHEAPKYYKLVMDWLSRIDLHGSFYVKPEEPVNARGYGGTEAARGALQDWIVIEDSKIANYNVITPSGWNIGPRDKDAILGPIEKALVGTPVYDTSDPVELGHVTRSFDACIVCTVHAYDGKTGRELSSFVINSMV, encoded by the coding sequence ATGACCTCAACAATCGACCTGAACGTCAGCCCGCTGGGCCGGGTCGAGGGTGACCTCGATGTGCGGGTCATCATTGAAGACGGCGTGGTGACCGACGCCTGGACAAAGGCCATGATGTTCCGCGGTTTCGAGACGATTCTGCGCGGCAAGGACATGCAGGCCGGCCTCATCATGACGCCGCGGATCTGTGGCATCTGCGGCGGCAGCCACCTCTACAAGGCCTGTTACGCCCTCGACACGGCGTTCAAGACCTATGTGCCGCACAACGCGACCCTCATCCGCAACATCGCCCAGGCTGTCGAAACGCTGCAGTCCATTCCGCGGTACTTCTACGCGCTGTTCGCCATCGACCTGACGCACGAGAAATACAAGAACTCTCCGCTCTATGACGAAGCGTGCCGCCGCTTCAGTGCCTACGTCGGCACGAGCTACCAGTCGGGTGTCGTGCTGAGCCAGAAGCCCGTCGAGGTGTACGCGATCTTCGGCGGCCAGTGGCCACACTCCTCGTTCATGGTTCCCGGCGGCATCATGGGCGCACCGACTCTCTCTGATGTCACCCGCTCGACGGCCATCCTGGCCAACTGGAAGGACAACTGGCTCGAGAATCAATGGCTCGGATGCTCGATCGACCGCTGGCTCGCCAACGAGACGTGGGATGACATTCTCGCCTGGGTCGACGAGAACGAAGCCCAGAAGAACTCCGACTGCGGGTTCTTCATTCGCTACTGCCTCGACATCGGACTCGACAAGTACGGCCAGGGCTGGGGAAACTACATCGCGGCCGGCACCTATTTCGACCCTGAGGCATACGAGAACCCCACCATCGACGGCCGCAACGCCGCGCTCATCAACCGTTCGGGTGTCTATGCGAACGGAAAGCACCACGAGTTCGACCAGGCCCGCATCTCTGAAGACGTCGCGCATTCGTTCTACACGGGCGGCGACGTCGTGCACCCCTTCGACGGCACGCAGAACGCGATCGACCCCCTCGAGGGCGCCAAGCACGACAAGTACTCGTTCGCCAAGGCGCCGCGGTACGACGTCGAAGGCGTCGGCCGGCTCCCGCTCGAGGCCGGTCCGCTGGCACGGCGGATCGTCTCCGGTAAGCCGACGACCGAAGCCCACCAGGACTACGACCCCCTGTTCACCAACGTGATGGGAACCCTCGGGCCGTCGGTGATGGTGCGCCAGCTCGCCCGCATGCACGAGGCACCGAAGTACTACAAGCTCGTGATGGACTGGCTCAGCCGCATCGACCTGCACGGCTCGTTCTATGTGAAGCCCGAAGAGCCCGTCAATGCTCGCGGCTACGGCGGAACCGAGGCCGCGCGCGGTGCTCTGCAGGACTGGATCGTGATCGAAGACTCGAAGATCGCGAACTACAACGTGATCACCCCGAGCGGCTGGAACATCGGCCCACGCGACAAAGACGCGATTCTCGGCCCGATCGAGAAGGCCCTGGTCGGCACCCCGGTGTACGACACGAGCGACCCTGTCGAGCTCGGCCACGTCACACGGAGCTTCGACGCGTGCATCGTGTGCACGGTGCACGCCTACGACGGCAAGACCGGGCGAGAGCTGTCGAGCTTCGTGATCAACAGCATGGTCTGA
- a CDS encoding hydrogenase maturation protease, translating to MTGVRAVTGGVVLGDPLSDDLPAAAQQPWELLNDGFDHPRIELLVIGCGNVLRGDDAAGPVVVRRLWERGGLGEHVRLADGGTSGMDVAFQMRHADRVLIVDAARTGAAPGTIYRVPGIELAALPPVSGVASHDFRWDNAIAFGHWLLGPLMPTEIEVYLIEGRDFEFGEALSAPVDAAIDAVAELIELQAEALLGERHVVGEVGHA from the coding sequence ATGACAGGTGTGCGTGCGGTGACAGGTGGCGTCGTGCTCGGCGATCCGCTGAGCGACGACCTGCCTGCTGCGGCGCAGCAACCGTGGGAGCTGCTCAACGATGGCTTCGATCATCCGCGCATCGAGTTGCTGGTCATCGGCTGCGGCAACGTGCTCCGTGGTGACGACGCCGCAGGCCCCGTGGTTGTTCGCCGGCTGTGGGAGCGCGGCGGCCTGGGCGAGCACGTGCGCCTCGCCGACGGAGGAACCAGTGGCATGGATGTGGCCTTCCAGATGCGTCACGCCGACCGGGTGCTGATTGTGGATGCTGCGCGAACCGGTGCCGCACCCGGAACGATCTACCGCGTACCCGGCATCGAACTGGCGGCGCTGCCGCCCGTGTCGGGGGTGGCGAGCCACGACTTCCGCTGGGACAACGCGATCGCCTTCGGACACTGGCTGCTCGGCCCCCTCATGCCCACCGAGATAGAGGTGTACCTCATCGAGGGCCGGGACTTCGAGTTCGGCGAAGCGCTGAGTGCCCCGGTCGACGCCGCCATCGACGCGGTCGCCGAGCTGATCGAACTGCAGGCCGAGGCGTTGCTCGGCGAACGGCACGTGGTCGGTGAAGTGGGCCATGCCTGA
- the hypF gene encoding carbamoyltransferase HypF — MPRRSYVIRGVVQGVGFRPHVARVASAFRVSGFCGNDEESVFIEVQGAHREVAAFFDAVCQTLPPLASIVSWEALDVAELDEPGGFRIVASHHAAGARTLVPPDVACCAECLAELSDPADRRYQYPFITCTNCGPRLSIVRDLPYDRSTTTLAEFAMCVACTAEYEDPTSRRFHAQTISCFECGPVLWLQAVDDRPDDFALWGDAIAQARALLAAGRIVAVKGIGGFHLLCDATNDLAVARLRQRKNRPDKPLAIMVASLEVASTIASLSTNQQQQLASPQRPIVLCPQAPTYALADAVAPGLDDIGVMLPYAPLHELLLGGVTGARPGARPLTLVATSGNCGGEPLSYRNDDALANLAGIADAFLMHDRGIHVPVEDSVLLADGSTTLPIRRSRGYAPLPVKLGSADAHVLAVGGEVKNTFAFTRNGLAFLSAHIGDMGSLASQRAFEASVEQLVGFHAQPPQLVVADKHPGYATTGWAQRYCERTGVDLLQVQHHHAHALSLLAEHDAAGEDVAVAVFDGTGYGDDGTVWGGEILVLGADPLSFERAWHLPTFSIPGGESAVRNPWKLAVALLAEHGIETDDLPPLLAAPPAELRLVQSQLRSSTALVRTSSAGRIFDAISSLLGIRHHVSYEAQAAMELERAARECDHPHHAALVHHAAALHAGSAVDELGELLSRLVWGLRRGTAVSCLARQAHSGLAAITARDLSHTCEVRGIHTVGLSGGVFQNRLFTRSVQNALSDSQTTISTVLTHQRVPANDGGLSLGQALAGYLQLTS, encoded by the coding sequence ATGCCTCGACGTTCATATGTCATCCGCGGGGTCGTGCAGGGCGTCGGATTCCGCCCTCACGTCGCCCGGGTTGCCAGCGCCTTTCGCGTGAGCGGGTTCTGCGGCAACGACGAGGAATCGGTGTTCATCGAGGTCCAAGGTGCTCATCGGGAGGTGGCGGCGTTCTTCGATGCCGTCTGCCAGACACTGCCGCCGCTGGCGAGTATCGTGTCGTGGGAGGCACTCGATGTAGCGGAGCTCGACGAACCTGGTGGCTTTCGAATTGTTGCCAGCCACCACGCGGCGGGTGCCCGCACTCTCGTGCCTCCCGACGTTGCGTGCTGCGCAGAGTGCCTGGCCGAACTCTCCGACCCTGCGGACAGGCGCTACCAGTACCCGTTCATCACGTGCACGAACTGTGGCCCCCGCCTCAGCATCGTGCGTGACCTGCCGTACGACCGTTCGACGACGACCCTCGCCGAGTTCGCGATGTGCGTGGCGTGCACGGCCGAATACGAGGACCCGACGAGCCGCCGGTTCCACGCCCAGACGATCAGCTGCTTCGAATGCGGGCCCGTGCTGTGGCTGCAGGCAGTGGATGACCGGCCAGACGACTTCGCACTCTGGGGTGATGCCATCGCTCAGGCCAGGGCGCTTCTCGCAGCAGGCCGGATCGTCGCGGTGAAGGGTATCGGCGGGTTCCACCTGCTCTGTGATGCCACGAATGACCTGGCTGTTGCACGCCTCCGCCAGCGGAAGAACCGTCCGGACAAACCCCTGGCGATCATGGTCGCGTCGCTGGAAGTCGCCAGTACTATCGCCTCGCTGTCGACGAACCAGCAGCAGCAGCTCGCGAGCCCGCAGCGGCCGATCGTGCTCTGCCCGCAGGCTCCGACGTACGCGCTCGCTGACGCCGTCGCCCCTGGTCTCGATGACATCGGAGTGATGCTGCCATACGCACCGCTGCACGAGCTCTTGCTCGGGGGTGTGACCGGCGCGCGACCCGGCGCACGGCCGCTCACCCTCGTGGCCACGAGCGGAAACTGCGGGGGAGAGCCCCTGAGCTACCGCAACGACGATGCACTGGCGAACCTGGCGGGAATCGCCGATGCCTTCCTGATGCACGACCGCGGCATCCATGTGCCCGTCGAGGACTCTGTGCTGCTTGCCGACGGATCGACGACACTGCCGATCAGGCGCAGCCGCGGCTACGCGCCGCTCCCGGTGAAGCTGGGTTCGGCTGATGCCCACGTTCTCGCGGTGGGTGGTGAGGTCAAGAACACGTTCGCCTTCACCCGCAACGGGCTCGCCTTTCTGAGTGCGCACATCGGCGACATGGGCTCGCTCGCGAGCCAGCGGGCCTTCGAGGCAAGCGTCGAGCAGCTCGTGGGCTTCCATGCCCAACCCCCGCAACTCGTCGTTGCGGACAAGCACCCGGGATACGCCACGACGGGATGGGCCCAGCGCTATTGCGAGCGCACCGGAGTCGACTTGTTGCAGGTGCAGCACCACCACGCCCACGCGCTGAGTCTGCTCGCCGAACACGACGCTGCCGGTGAAGACGTGGCGGTGGCCGTCTTCGACGGCACGGGTTATGGCGATGACGGCACGGTCTGGGGTGGGGAGATCCTCGTTCTCGGCGCCGACCCGCTCAGCTTCGAGCGAGCCTGGCACCTGCCGACCTTCTCCATTCCCGGGGGCGAGAGCGCTGTACGCAACCCCTGGAAGCTCGCGGTCGCCCTGCTCGCCGAGCACGGCATCGAAACGGATGACCTGCCACCCCTGCTCGCAGCGCCGCCCGCAGAGCTCCGCCTGGTGCAGAGCCAGCTGCGATCATCCACCGCCCTCGTTCGCACCAGCAGCGCCGGACGGATCTTCGACGCCATCTCGTCGCTTCTCGGGATCCGGCACCACGTGAGCTATGAAGCCCAGGCCGCCATGGAGCTCGAACGCGCCGCACGGGAATGCGACCACCCGCACCACGCAGCACTCGTGCATCACGCAGCAGCCCTGCACGCCGGATCCGCCGTCGACGAGCTCGGCGAACTGCTGTCAAGGCTCGTCTGGGGGCTGCGACGGGGTACGGCTGTGAGCTGTCTGGCCCGCCAGGCCCATTCGGGACTCGCTGCCATCACAGCACGGGACTTAAGTCACACCTGTGAGGTTCGCGGCATCCATACAGTGGGTCTCAGCGGTGGTGTGTTTCAGAACCGGCTCTTCACACGGTCGGTTCAGAATGCCTTGTCTGACTCGCAGACGACGATCTCGACAGTCTTGACTCACCAGCGTGTGCCTGCCAACGACGGCGGCCTGAGCCTCGGCCAGGCGCTCGCCGGGTACCTGCAACTGACGAGCTGA
- a CDS encoding HypC/HybG/HupF family hydrogenase formation chaperone: MCLAIPGQIIRTWNDGGAIFAEADFNGETRKVCLNFLPDLDVGDYVIVHAGYALSRVGIEQVAQVMESMRDAGLLEVQS; the protein is encoded by the coding sequence ATGTGCCTGGCAATACCGGGGCAGATCATCCGGACCTGGAATGACGGCGGCGCGATCTTCGCCGAGGCCGACTTCAACGGGGAGACCCGCAAGGTGTGTCTCAACTTTCTGCCTGACCTCGACGTCGGCGACTACGTCATCGTGCACGCCGGCTACGCGCTCAGCCGCGTGGGAATAGAGCAGGTCGCCCAAGTGATGGAGAGCATGCGCGACGCGGGGCTTCTCGAGGTGCAGTCGTGA
- the hypE gene encoding hydrogenase expression/formation protein HypE: MTVSHPVTRGNNRLNDSEQQVLERIEAFRRRRPRLIDETITLAHGAGGKSSAALVDAVFVEAFGNPALDEMGDGAVLTVPAGRVAFSTDSYVVNPIFFPGGSIGDLAVNGTVNDLAVSGAEPKWLSAAFVIEEGLPIATLRQIVADMQSAAEAAGVLIVTGDTKVVPKGAADRVFITTAGIGVIPEARRLGATLVEPGDRVIVSGSIGDHGMAVMMARGDLAIEADIHSDTRSVAGLVAALLEAAPETRWMRDATRGGLGTVANELAQASGLGVVLDEDSLPVKPMVRGACDMLGIDPLYVANEGCFVAIVPAEGAAAAVEALRLLPGGADAAVIGEIVADPAEIVVVRTSFGGTRIVDMLVGDPLPRIC, translated from the coding sequence ATGACCGTCTCCCATCCCGTCACGCGGGGAAACAACCGGCTCAACGACTCCGAGCAACAGGTGCTCGAGCGCATCGAGGCGTTTCGTCGCCGCAGGCCCCGGCTGATCGACGAGACCATCACCCTCGCCCACGGAGCCGGAGGAAAATCATCGGCCGCGCTGGTCGACGCCGTGTTCGTCGAGGCGTTCGGCAACCCGGCTCTCGACGAGATGGGCGACGGGGCCGTATTGACCGTACCGGCCGGCCGCGTGGCATTCTCCACCGATTCCTACGTCGTGAATCCGATCTTCTTTCCCGGCGGCAGCATTGGAGACCTCGCTGTGAACGGCACGGTGAACGACCTTGCGGTCAGCGGTGCCGAACCGAAATGGCTGAGTGCAGCCTTCGTCATCGAAGAGGGGCTGCCCATCGCCACTCTGCGGCAGATCGTCGCCGACATGCAGTCGGCGGCCGAGGCTGCGGGAGTGCTGATCGTCACCGGCGACACGAAGGTCGTTCCGAAGGGCGCCGCCGATCGTGTCTTCATCACCACCGCCGGAATCGGCGTGATCCCCGAGGCACGCAGGCTCGGCGCCACTTTGGTGGAGCCGGGCGACCGGGTGATCGTCTCTGGGTCGATCGGGGACCACGGCATGGCCGTCATGATGGCGCGCGGCGACCTGGCGATCGAGGCCGACATCCACAGTGACACGCGCTCGGTGGCCGGCCTCGTCGCCGCACTGCTCGAAGCCGCCCCCGAGACCAGATGGATGCGCGATGCCACTCGCGGAGGGCTGGGTACCGTCGCCAACGAGCTCGCCCAGGCCTCGGGGCTCGGCGTCGTGCTCGACGAGGATTCCCTGCCCGTGAAACCGATGGTGCGCGGAGCCTGCGACATGCTGGGCATCGACCCGCTCTACGTTGCCAACGAAGGATGCTTCGTGGCTATCGTTCCGGCAGAGGGTGCTGCCGCGGCTGTCGAGGCACTGCGGTTGCTGCCCGGCGGGGCAGACGCAGCGGTGATCGGGGAGATCGTGGCCGACCCCGCCGAAATCGTGGTGGTGCGAACCAGCTTCGGAGGTACCCGCATCGTCGACATGCTCGTCGGAGACCCGCTCCCTCGAATCTGCTGA
- a CDS encoding HypC/HybG/HupF family hydrogenase formation chaperone: protein MCLGIPGEIVEIVDADDCLAKVDVSGVKRTISIRLLADEGIEVGDWVLVHVGFAMSKIDEAEAQMTLDQIKKLGQTYDEELIAFMETEIV, encoded by the coding sequence ATGTGTTTGGGAATCCCCGGCGAGATCGTCGAGATCGTCGATGCCGACGACTGCCTGGCCAAGGTCGATGTGAGCGGCGTGAAACGCACCATCTCGATCCGGCTGCTGGCCGACGAGGGCATCGAGGTCGGTGACTGGGTGCTCGTGCACGTAGGTTTCGCCATGAGCAAGATCGACGAAGCCGAGGCCCAGATGACGCTCGACCAGATCAAGAAGCTCGGCCAGACCTACGACGAAGAACTGATTGCATTCATGGAAACGGAGATTGTCTAG
- the hypD gene encoding hydrogenase formation protein HypD has product MKFVDEFRDPAAAKGLLKVITKLAEESGRTFKFMEVCGGHTHTIYRHGIEHLLPDSIELIHGPGCPVCVIPMGRVDDAGWLARQPGVIFTTFGDMMRVPGTQGSLLQAKADGADVRFVYSPLDALKIAVDNPDRQVVFFSVGFETTAPSTAVTLVRAKALGVTNFSIFCNHVTIEPPLRAILDSDDLVLDGFIGPGHVSTVVGTRIFDFIPNEYHIPIVVTGFEPLDILQSIEMLLTQYAEGRCEVENQYARVVREDGNPQALALMEKTFTLRDTFEWRGLGYIPRSGLAVHPDFAQFDAEKRFDLPGVRVQDPPACECGGVLKGVIKPWECKVFGTACTPETPIGTCMVSPEGACAAYYNFGRMHREAALAVGSA; this is encoded by the coding sequence GTGAAGTTCGTCGACGAGTTCCGCGACCCCGCTGCGGCGAAGGGTCTGCTCAAGGTCATCACCAAGCTCGCCGAAGAATCGGGCCGCACCTTCAAGTTCATGGAGGTCTGCGGCGGTCACACGCACACGATCTACCGGCACGGCATCGAGCACCTGTTGCCCGATTCCATCGAGCTCATCCACGGCCCTGGATGCCCGGTGTGCGTCATACCGATGGGCCGCGTCGACGACGCGGGATGGCTCGCTCGGCAGCCCGGCGTCATCTTCACGACCTTCGGCGACATGATGCGGGTTCCCGGAACGCAGGGGAGCCTGCTGCAGGCCAAGGCCGATGGCGCCGACGTGCGGTTCGTCTATTCGCCGCTCGATGCACTGAAGATTGCGGTCGACAACCCCGACCGACAGGTCGTCTTCTTCTCCGTGGGCTTCGAGACCACGGCGCCATCGACCGCCGTGACGCTCGTCAGAGCGAAGGCCCTCGGGGTGACGAACTTCTCCATCTTCTGCAACCACGTCACGATCGAGCCTCCGCTTCGTGCCATCCTCGATTCCGATGACCTGGTGCTAGACGGGTTCATCGGCCCGGGCCATGTCTCCACGGTGGTCGGCACCCGCATCTTCGACTTCATTCCGAATGAGTACCACATCCCCATCGTCGTCACCGGGTTCGAACCCCTCGACATTCTGCAGTCCATCGAGATGCTCCTGACCCAGTACGCCGAGGGTCGCTGCGAGGTCGAGAACCAGTATGCGCGGGTCGTTCGCGAAGACGGCAACCCGCAGGCGCTGGCCCTGATGGAGAAGACGTTCACCCTGCGCGACACCTTCGAGTGGCGGGGGCTCGGCTATATTCCCCGCTCGGGGCTCGCCGTGCATCCGGATTTCGCCCAGTTCGACGCCGAGAAGCGCTTCGACCTTCCGGGCGTTCGTGTTCAGGACCCACCCGCGTGCGAGTGCGGCGGGGTGCTCAAGGGTGTCATCAAGCCGTGGGAGTGCAAGGTCTTCGGCACGGCCTGCACGCCCGAGACGCCCATCGGCACCTGCATGGTTTCGCCAGAGGGTGCCTGTGCGGCGTACTACAACTTCGGGCGCATGCACCGCGAGGCTGCGCTGGCCGTGGGCAGCGCCTGA
- a CDS encoding DUF6390 family protein: MGSPPVPARHTRGEQLFGRYAYSPNELGYCGPAGAAGLAAVARGENAAVDVRGVASRFSGAWAYQVVIADMLGLDPLDAEVVRGYWTGTAATAALDRQEFWARLLAVIGPQAGSYWKHLDAALAVEAAPNHAFHVLGVYPWTRLLTTGRPEPVQVIDSCCIRPATVVGFADEGLVEVEAASLRFTDGVLSFDTVSTTRVESLFVPDLAVGERVALHWGAICDRLTSEEASLLGVQLGDQVRRVNARLSARPLA, from the coding sequence GTGGGCAGCCCACCTGTGCCCGCGAGGCACACCCGCGGTGAGCAGCTGTTCGGCCGGTATGCGTATTCTCCGAACGAACTCGGGTACTGCGGGCCGGCCGGTGCCGCCGGGCTGGCCGCGGTTGCCCGTGGCGAGAACGCTGCAGTGGATGTTCGGGGTGTCGCTTCACGCTTCTCCGGGGCCTGGGCCTACCAGGTCGTCATCGCCGACATGCTCGGTCTCGACCCGCTCGATGCCGAGGTCGTGCGCGGGTACTGGACGGGCACGGCAGCGACCGCAGCGCTCGACAGGCAGGAGTTCTGGGCCCGCCTGCTCGCAGTGATCGGCCCACAGGCCGGCTCGTACTGGAAGCACCTCGACGCGGCACTCGCCGTCGAAGCCGCGCCGAACCACGCCTTTCACGTACTCGGCGTCTACCCCTGGACGAGGCTGTTGACCACCGGCCGCCCTGAGCCGGTTCAGGTCATCGACTCCTGCTGCATCCGGCCGGCAACCGTGGTGGGGTTCGCCGATGAGGGCTTGGTCGAGGTGGAGGCTGCGTCGCTGCGTTTCACCGACGGGGTGCTCTCATTCGACACCGTGTCGACGACGCGGGTCGAGTCCCTGTTCGTTCCGGACCTCGCGGTGGGCGAGCGCGTTGCCCTGCACTGGGGGGCGATCTGCGATCGTCTCACCTCGGAAGAGGCGTCACTGCTCGGAGTGCAGCTCGGCGATCAAGTGCGCCGTGTCAATGCGCGCCTCTCGGCCCGACCGCTGGCCTGA